GTTAAATTAAAATTGGTTGATTTGATTGGGATCCCCTCAATATTTTTGTATGTTTATGGGATGTTTAAGCCATTTACGGAaggaacttatcttcaatttaGAAGTACAAAACAAAAGGATTTAGAGGGTAATTTCGGAGAAGATTGTCTACTAATCATTCTCACAAATTAAGAATGGAAACTTCCTCCGGATATTATCTGCTGGATAATCGTGGCACCGGAAAAGAACAGTACATGCCTGGGGTTGTTTTCACAAATAGGGCCCTTCATTATGTCATTACTTAATTTACATCTCGTTCAGGTAACAAGGACACCTAATAGTCTAATAACACACTGGACAATCGAGTTTCTTCTTTCAACCATACTATACACGCACTACATTTTCTGGGCATACAGTTAAAGTCAAACAATCAGAACATAATGCAGTAAAGAAAATGTAAGACTAATCTCAATCATGGGCTGGGAGAAGAGAAGGTGTCCAAGGTATTTTGGGTTTCTCGGATTCTTTATGATGGTTTTAGGATGCATTTTGAAGGAGAAATATTGTGAAGAGAGAGAAGCAACCAAAGGAAGTGCATGGAGTTTATGCATTATACAGGAATAAGGCAGAGGAAAACCATatagggagagagaggagagagggggTTGggggttttgggggggggggggggggggtgcggGGGGGAAATTGGTGGAAACAACTGGGAATTAAGAGCTTGGGAAGACTTCTATTTAGGTTCCACATAAAGTGATATCTCTCTTGGGTGGTCTAAAATTCAACGCATTCAAGCTGTAGATGCAGATATTGGCCTGTTTTGATTTGATTGCAATTTGATCAGATGTAGTACTCATGTAACCAGGAATATTgcatgaagaagatgaagtccAGGTTAAGCTTGCCTTGCAGGAAGAAACGACTGCAGAATCTTCTGCGCATTTAATTCCATCAACCGATGGTATTTCCAACTTGTAAACTCCATGCTTATTTGTAGTCCTATTCACTGAGATTGATATCTGTTCTACGGTTTTCCGGGAGATGGCTTTGAATTTGCAGTCTATTCTGACTTCTGCATCTGGAAAAGACAGAGAGCAACATGGAAATTTATGAACTTCAAAGTCCTTGTAAATTAAGACAGCATTAACATATCCAATAAGACTTGAAATAAGTTTTTGTTACCTGGTAAGAAGTAGCTGTGTCTGGAGAAGCTGTTGTTGGAGCAGATGTCACAATAAACAAAACCCATTACAATGATCTGGGAGTTGGGTTTTGCCGGCTCAACTCCCAGAAAAAGTGAATTGAGAAACAATGAGGAAATGACATAGAGAATGATCGGATTCATGGCCAAATTTTgaggaaaaagtgaaaaaaataaaaaataaagctacCACACTCGAAGATAGGCTTCTAAAATCAATAGTTGTTTCACTGTGAATAGCTTTCAAAGCATTATCACATAGGAGAAGATGAACTTCTTAGTGTGTGGATCGCGAGCAGCAGAACTAAGTTGGTGGAGATACAACGGTAAGCAAAAAAGTAGAggaaatttatcattttcacaAGAAACAAAGTCATGTGAATGTCGTTTGGCAAGATATGGACTTGATGCGTAGGAGAGAGAAGAGGGTAGATTCTTTTTTAGAAGGAATAATAATAGCTCCTTTGGACTAACTCAACTGAGAGAGGTGGTGGTGCTTGATGTAAAGGTCTCAGCTCCACAAGACAATTTGCAGGGTACCAAGTCATTACTCATTAGGCGAGTATAAagctcatttatatatatatatatatatatataatgttcatGCTCAGTATGTTTCACCAATTTCCTTCATACCCATATCAGCGTTTTGGAAGGCATTTACAACTTTTGAGATATTTTGGAGTGGCTTCTTGCATTTGCAGGAACTCCCCCCtccctctttctttattttagtgTCCCCTGCTACTAGAAATCAGCCTCAGTTTGCCATCCTCAATGACAGATGAAATCATAAGACCAACTTCATGATTTTAACTCTTTGGGTCACAATATCCGGACCAAACGAGATTTAAATCATCTTTACCTAGTAAAAATACTCTAGACTGGAGAAATTTGATATCTGATTTAATgaccaaggaagttgggaaccATTTATATATTACACTAGTTATAAAACTTAAAAGTTTGCAACACCCTCCACACCATCTATTTTATAAGACTTAATTTgtactaaaaatttaaaattaatttatcttataaataaaattttattatataagaaGCAGGGATGGATGGCTTGAACTCGACCACTATGGAATGGGACGAGGGCCATTACAACTTACAAGGCAGTCgaaactttttatattttaaagtaagaataaaacttttttaagtAATAAGTCATAAATGTGTTTTTTGTTAATTAGAATGGTTGAAATTTATACCAATTagactaatttaaaatttatcatacctcaaaaatattattcctaaaatttataaaagaaaatacatgGTGAATCTCAACTTGATCAAAATGCTATAGTTACTgattaaattttcttaaattttaaaatatgagccGTTAATGATGTAACACGAGCTCGGTCATGagaaagaataattttatttatttatttatttatattcttaaatatttttttaaaataaaatttacaacttcacttaagaataattttttaattattaaataaaaaaattaatcaagatCCAATCGGTAAGCGTagcatttttgtttaaaatattataagaatgatattgaatattgtaaaaattagttCTTCTAGATACAGTCAAATTTGTGGACGAATTTGCGGACACTTCTGACGTGGCAATTGTTttacgttaaaaaaaaaatattagagaaaGAATAAGCGGAGGACGGAATCCCCATTTCAGCCCAGATCCTTCTTCTTGTTCAATCTCCCCATTTTCGCATCCAATTTTATGGATCTTTTACGTCTCTCTAGTTTCTTCAGATCTTGCTGCAAATGGTGTATACTGTAATTACTTGGTAGTGTAGGAGATACGGTAAACATTACAGAATCGGAAGTTTCGAAAAATCCCATTTTCTtcaagtctaaaaaaaaaaaatctgtaatCTCAAGTCTAAAGATATGGTAAACATCTATCTCTAATCTCAAGTCTGAAGAAAATATCGGAGAAATATCACCATTTCCCCGGCCTTTCAAAAGAtggctcaaaaaaaaaaaaaaatctcacccAAACTTCCgcccaaataaaacaaaatcctGCAATTTCGGAAAGAACCCAGGAACAATCTCTTGCACACTCAAAATGGTGTAGAATATTGCTCTTCGTtcccaattattattattatttttcatatttcagcAATTGAGGGTTAACTTTTTGGACTGGAACGATGGAGGACCTTTTCACCCAAAAGGTCCTATGACCAACAATACAACCAGAAGCTACATGACAACCCAATGAATCGTGTGTTGCTACCTATGCGCGCACAATGTCTTACAAATCTCCGACCATTCTTGAACATTTCAAATTGCACAGACATGAACGAAGCTGCTACCTTGGATGACTTTGGTTTTCCTTATCTTTGCCACCGAAGCTCCGGATATGGTGGTATCTTCCCTTTCCTTACGGAACAGTGGGGAGACTTGTCATTCCATGTCAACGACTCCGAGGACATGATCGTATACAACTCCCTCTGCGATGCCGTCAGGCTTGGATCGTCTTCCTTACATTTGAGTTCGACGACATTGCGAAGCTGGAAGAGCTCATTCTTATCAGCACTTTGTTCCCTACCCATTCCACAATACAACCTTTCTCCTCGTGTCAAGACACACCGTTTTATTAAACACCTGCCATATCATCAATTCGTGCCCAAAGGGTGCACCAAATTGACTGGATTTAGAGTTTTCcctaataatatagttttatttcATCAGAATTAAAGCAAAGAACGAGAGAAATATCCTTTCCGAGCCAAAACCCAAACATAGAAAAGGAGAGAGGAGAAACAAAAAGGGCCATTGTTTAGGCACTTGCACTCAAACCATAGCAAGTAGTAGGGCTCGTGAAATTCTTTgctctctttcttctctcacTTCACTATGGCGGCGGCAGCAGCAGCAGACCCCCCCAGTTCTTCTAGTGGCTCGATCGATTCCTATGTCAGTAGCTCAATTAGCTTGACTTTCAAGTCCAAAATTCGCTATGAAGGCGTTCTCTTTTACATCAACACCGAGGAATCCAGCTTCGGCTTGAGAAAAGGTATAGGAAATGACTTTACTTTAAcgctataatattttctatacatGATGGATAGTTGTGGGGGCTTTGCTTTCTAGGTCTCCACTATCACGTGGGGTTTTGTTGCCTTGTTACCAAGGGATATATTGGATCCGTTTTGTGATGCTTTGCATTTTATACGTTGTATACCACATTCTTATTAATGTCTACACGTTTGTAGTCAGATATAGAATGTGTAAAACGAAGAGAAAAGCGTCTGAGAAGCGAGAATATATGCAAGTGTGATACAAGGTTAAGATAGGCCAATTTTGAGTGGCAAAATGTCATATTTTGCAACTATGTTAGTAAACATCAGGAGACCATGAAGTGTATAACCCTGTGGATTATTTGAACTTTATGATGCTACTTTTTTTCCTCTTGTCAATATTATGTACAATAATAATGGCAACTTTCCCATAACAGGAACGATAGTAAAAGCATCCTCAttaaaatttgtgatttttcaaGAATGACATTATCATATCAACTTGAAAAATGTGTACATGACGATTCATATGAGATATTACCTCACAATCCtacttataatttaagtaaaaatgaTTTAGTTGATGGATGGGACCTAAGGACAACTTATTTCACATCATGACCGAACAAGTTCTGTGAATCTGTGATTTTGGGTTTGCATACCTGCACTACTTAGAAGAGGGGAGAAATACTGTTAGATCATTCTCATCTGGTTCTCTAAAACCTCATTTTTCCTAAATTATAGGGTTTACATTAGGGGTTTTCCCAAATCCATGCTTCATCCGGTCCACTGTACATCCTCAATCCTCCATTTGGTTTCTCATCTCACGCGAACGTCTCTCTTCCAACTTCCTTGCTACCGACCGTCCTTTGCCTCCCCATCTGGCAGCCCCTCCAGTCGTCGTCTTTATAAGAAAATCTTGCAAATGAATCATTAGACTTACCTTCAATCTAACCATTACCCTATCTGCAACTTGCTACAGTTGTCCCCAATTTAGACATTCAATCTAGACATTCTCACTTGCTATAGTTTCAGGATCTAGCTGTCTTATGTTGTCCCCAATTTGGAATTCACCTATGAAATGGAGTCCAAATGTGTTTTATGATAAGCTAGCAAAGTAAAGCAAGAGAAGACCTTAAAGAACCAAAATACCAAGAGAAGACCTTAAAGAACCAAAATAGGTCTGCTTTACCATGGACAAGATTTGTCAAGTTTAGATATGGAAAGTTGCTAATTACTGATTAGGTATTTTGCATGTTGAACTTTCAAATGGCTGTAGCTATCAGCACACCAAGTATCACAAGTGTAAGTCCACTTTTCATTGGAGATCATTTGTTGCTGTTGTGTAATTGGTGCTGTTGATTTGTTGTCTGGTGTCAAAATTAGATTAGCACATATAGCTGTTGTTTTTTCTAACTAGCAAAACTTTCAGCCACGCTAACAGTTTGTAATGATTGTAATAAGATGTAGCCATCAGCTGGCTAAGTATGGCAATTGTACATACATTGGTTGACTAGTAAACTGGCATAtaccaaaaaaagaagataagcCAAGGCTAAgagtaattttaatttattgtaatagTGTTTCCTATAAGTTTCAAAGTATCATCTCTAGAAGGTCCGAAATTAAGTCTCAGAGGTGTAGATAAGACCCTTTGGCATTCATTCTAGGTACTCATACCTCAAGATAGCAACTTTTTTCCTTGGAAGATATCTTCTATATGCTTattgtggtgtatttggagggaaaatattgtaaaatctTGAGGACCATGAAAGGACAATGGAAGAGCTTAAAACCTTCTTCTTCAACACTCTCTTTCATTGGGCAGGTCTAGTATAAGGCTGTGATGATGGTTCTAATAACTTCATGGGAGGTGTTAATTCACAAGTGTTTTTAATGGGGTTCCATTGATATGGCAGGGTAATGTGAACCCGGATGGCCACCaactattttgtgataattttcACAAAAGGCAACCAAACTTTAAGGTTTTGCAGCCATTTAAGGTTGGGCTTATGTTTTACGTATgctgtaaataaataaaatccattGAGCCCCATGGAACACATTCTTTATGGAAACGGATGGGAATGCTCTTTTTCATTTAGCACATCCTCTTTTAATCCATATATTGCTTATCTCATTTCTGTTTTGACAAAGCCTTGTGATATTTGCATGTTGATTTCCTATTGTTTGGATTTTGGAAATTGAAGATGCTGATTTTGCATGTTGATTTCCTGCTTTGACATACATGTGACAGTTCTGTTTGTTCATTTAGAAGATTTTGTTTTAATCCATATATTGCCAAatacatttatgtttttattccTTTGCATGCTGCCTAGTATTGTTTGGattttgtaaattatatttcttGGTGTTATGTTCTGATTTAGTAACGTTGCTAAGTTTTTTTGTTGGATTAGAGCAttgttgtaacagcccgctagaaattcaattgtgaaatttctattaactttaggaatctcgtgaaaaacccataagttttcacgaatccattaatcgtataggtttttgtctaactacatagttagtgttattatttactatggtatcagaagtgtatttttgattattggagatagttagaagtgtcaaaatgtattatgatttgtgccattagactcggagggttatttaaagtcttatggcgcaataacattttttcacattttcggacaaaacgtctgttcaaaactgtagatattattggataaaaagaaatatcttgaggtaattttcgtgaatattattgggtaaaaatattttgagttgatttttatatatattattagataaaaatatcttaagttgatttttatagatattattagataaaaatatcttaagttgatttttgtagatattattggatagaatattatgagataatcttttatagatattttgggtaggagaaaaccacactcaactctcaactccagccttatcacctcccttatctcgtccataaatgtgtctagccagcacccatgaacttatcttcaattactccttctaataaaagattatcaaacactctctctcggacagattttaggagatcttttgcacgcccattttgaagctgttgtaagtgttttatcataaagtctccttcatataagttattccttttttagtctagtttacatggatatcttatttgccccatttgaagatcatttggtcagtcaaagattatgtaaactatagaaaggtcattctgggatataaactggagaatatgttatagtttggagtttttgaccaagctaatggatagatattgatccgaaatttttatggagtattgttaacatgtatatgtgactattggttgaggatttttgcatgattaaaggttttgatgaaagatgttcttagatttagaaacttagaaact
This is a stretch of genomic DNA from Carya illinoinensis cultivar Pawnee chromosome 3, C.illinoinensisPawnee_v1, whole genome shotgun sequence. It encodes these proteins:
- the LOC122302778 gene encoding pollen-specific protein-like At4g18596, translated to MNPIILYVISSLFLNSLFLGVEPAKPNSQIIVMGFVYCDICSNNSFSRHSYFLPDAEVRIDCKFKAISRKTVEQISISVNRTTNKHGVYKLEIPSVDGIKCAEDSAVVSSCKASLTWTSSSSCNIPGYMSTTSDQIAIKSKQANICIYSLNALNFRPPKRDITLCGT